One stretch of Streptomyces sp. R21 DNA includes these proteins:
- a CDS encoding TetR/AcrR family transcriptional regulator, whose product MRAAIGLLAEQGPSAVKARTVATASGLSTMVVYSHFGGIPELMRAVADHGFKELGAAFARVPVTEDPIADLFAMALTCRRVARENPHLYDLMFGLSTRATYRPLSDADLRLSGRSPAFRGAHAHVTSACERLVRSGRVEPQEPEVIAAQLWSLVHGYITLELAEHFVEFDDAAVQVLLPLGVNFSVGLGDSRERAEASHQAGARLYESIVQGP is encoded by the coding sequence GTGCGGGCCGCCATCGGTCTGCTGGCCGAACAGGGGCCGTCGGCCGTCAAGGCGCGCACGGTGGCGACCGCGAGCGGACTGTCGACGATGGTGGTCTACAGCCACTTCGGTGGGATCCCCGAACTGATGCGAGCCGTCGCCGACCACGGGTTCAAGGAACTAGGCGCGGCTTTCGCCCGGGTGCCGGTGACGGAGGACCCGATCGCGGATCTCTTCGCCATGGCCTTGACCTGTCGTCGGGTGGCCCGCGAGAACCCTCACCTGTACGACCTCATGTTCGGGCTGTCCACTCGTGCGACGTACCGGCCGCTGTCGGATGCGGACCTTCGCTTGAGTGGGCGTTCCCCGGCCTTCCGAGGTGCCCACGCTCATGTCACCTCAGCGTGCGAACGGCTCGTGCGCTCCGGCAGGGTCGAGCCGCAGGAACCCGAAGTCATCGCCGCCCAGTTGTGGAGTCTCGTGCACGGTTACATCACTCTTGAACTGGCCGAGCACTTCGTCGAGTTCGATGACGCTGCGGTGCAGGTGCTGCTGCCCTTGGGCGTCAACTTTTCTGTGGGGTTGGGTGACAGTCGGGAACGCGCCGAGGCCTCGCACCAGGCCGGCGCGCGCCTTTACGAGTCGATCGTCCAAGGCCCATGA
- a CDS encoding enoyl-CoA hydratase/isomerase family protein produces MPYKDKGHLEIEDRGTVLVVRVDGGPHQVFGLDIAQQLDRLVNRVDRDPSIRAVVFTGARPERFVSHAAVRWLQEEGAASPTVGRRGAAAVVRMAKHIDRSRLLGPLMRRTPMRGALQLERLHTTFLRMNASGVLFVAALNGSALGLGAEFAWACDLRVMADGDFFIGQPEILLGIIPGGGGTQRLTRLIGTHRSLAAILEGKPFTPAEALANGAVDKVVAQDKVVAQAIELAEHFGKRSKGSVEAAKRSVYFGGSMSLEDGLHVERAEFFTRVMSKEGQELMLDYLESTNAKGELPLYNQDTYAQSLAVGSVPVRRSTVGR; encoded by the coding sequence ATGCCATACAAAGACAAGGGCCATCTGGAGATCGAGGACCGCGGGACCGTCCTGGTCGTCCGGGTCGACGGCGGCCCGCACCAGGTGTTCGGCCTCGATATCGCCCAACAGCTCGACAGGCTGGTGAACCGGGTCGACCGCGATCCGAGCATCCGTGCCGTCGTTTTCACCGGAGCCCGTCCCGAGCGGTTCGTCAGCCACGCCGCGGTCCGGTGGCTGCAGGAAGAGGGCGCGGCGAGCCCGACGGTCGGCCGACGCGGAGCCGCCGCCGTCGTACGCATGGCGAAGCACATTGACCGGTCCCGTCTCCTCGGGCCCCTGATGCGCAGGACCCCGATGCGGGGAGCCCTCCAACTGGAGCGCCTGCACACGACCTTCCTCCGGATGAACGCCAGCGGTGTCCTCTTCGTCGCCGCCCTCAACGGATCGGCTCTGGGCCTCGGCGCCGAGTTCGCCTGGGCGTGCGATCTGCGGGTCATGGCCGACGGGGACTTCTTCATCGGCCAGCCGGAAATCCTCCTCGGCATCATCCCAGGTGGCGGCGGCACGCAACGGCTGACCCGCCTGATCGGCACCCACCGTTCCTTGGCCGCGATCCTCGAAGGCAAGCCCTTCACGCCCGCGGAGGCTCTCGCCAACGGGGCGGTAGACAAGGTCGTCGCACAGGACAAGGTGGTCGCGCAGGCGATCGAACTCGCGGAGCACTTCGGCAAGCGGTCGAAGGGGTCGGTCGAGGCCGCCAAGCGGTCGGTGTACTTCGGCGGCTCGATGTCACTTGAAGACGGCCTGCACGTCGAACGCGCCGAGTTCTTCACCAGAGTCATGTCGAAGGAGGGCCAGGAACTCATGCTCGACTACCTGGAGTCGACGAACGCCAAGGGCGAACTCCCGCTCTACAACCAGGACACGTACGCACAATCACTCGCTGTGGGCAGCGTGCCCGTGCGCCGCTCGACAGTCGGACGGTGA
- a CDS encoding alpha/beta hydrolase — protein MTAPESFTRHDITFPSGDSTCAGWLYLPTGVTSPPVVVLGHGLGAIREMRLDAFAERFAQAGIAAVAFTYRHFGDSGGHPRQLLSIKRQLADWDAALAYVKARPDVDRTRVAVWGSSFGGGHAITVASRHPELRAAVAQCPFTDGLASALALGPLASLRMAPVLARDLATRLRGKAPSMVPIAASPGSPALMNAPDALPGYQALQPPGTTFRNEVAARVIPTIAAYRPGRAAKKVAIPILFCVSNTDSVTPPAQTLRYAHTAPRGEIKRYDAGHFDFYTGETFEELVRDQTEFLTRQLHPAPAASTP, from the coding sequence ATGACCGCTCCTGAGTCCTTCACCCGTCACGACATCACCTTCCCCTCCGGCGACAGCACCTGCGCCGGGTGGCTCTACCTCCCCACGGGCGTCACCTCCCCGCCCGTCGTCGTCCTCGGGCACGGCCTCGGCGCCATCCGCGAGATGCGCCTGGACGCCTTCGCCGAGCGTTTCGCACAGGCCGGCATCGCCGCCGTGGCCTTCACCTACCGGCACTTCGGGGACAGCGGCGGCCACCCCCGCCAGCTCCTGTCGATCAAGCGTCAACTCGCCGACTGGGATGCCGCCCTCGCCTACGTCAAGGCCCGCCCTGACGTCGACCGCACCCGTGTCGCGGTCTGGGGCAGCTCCTTCGGCGGCGGTCACGCCATCACCGTCGCCTCGCGCCATCCCGAACTGCGCGCGGCCGTGGCCCAGTGCCCGTTCACCGACGGTCTCGCCTCCGCGCTCGCGCTGGGCCCCCTCGCCTCACTCAGGATGGCCCCCGTGCTCGCCCGGGATCTGGCGACCCGGCTCCGCGGCAAAGCGCCCTCGATGGTTCCCATCGCGGCCTCCCCCGGTTCTCCGGCCCTCATGAACGCTCCGGACGCACTGCCCGGATACCAGGCACTGCAGCCGCCCGGGACGACGTTCCGCAACGAGGTGGCGGCACGCGTCATTCCGACCATCGCCGCCTACCGGCCCGGGCGGGCGGCGAAGAAGGTCGCCATCCCGATCCTCTTCTGCGTCAGCAACACCGACTCCGTCACGCCGCCCGCCCAGACGCTCCGGTACGCGCACACAGCGCCGCGGGGAGAGATCAAGAGGTACGACGCCGGCCACTTCGACTTCTACACCGGCGAGACCTTCGAGGAACTGGTGCGCGACCAGACCGAGTTCCTCACCCGCCAGCTGCACCCGGCGCCCGCCGCATCGACTCCCTGA
- a CDS encoding class I adenylate-forming enzyme family protein, with protein sequence MNFASLPDRRADLDPHGFALSDSRQSLTNTQLLNRVRAAARQLQDLGVDPGDVVALKLANRVEFVLLLFAAWRLGATITPVNPSMTDVEVVRQLKDSGARLLVVEDGASVVAGGAAVLAVGELYEEAVGSDQVPHPDSSALALLIYTSGTTGTPKGVMLDHANIDAMAEMGRRSLHVGPADRCLLILPLFHVNGIVVSILMPLLAGASVVITDRFNPQTFFDVVERERPTFFSAVPTIYGMLAALPDDVRPDTSSLRYGVCGAAPASAELLTRFEARYGFPLVEGYGLSEGTCGSTINPVAGPRRAGTVGLPFPGQEIRIVGADGTEVAPGMDGEVVLRGPNVMRGYLGRPDETARVIVDGWLHTGDVGHLDAEGYLTLVGRSKDMIIRGGENIYPKEIEDVLTGDASVLEAAVIGVPDEKWGEVVVAYVQPRPGATVDPLALKALCARNLTGYKRPTAFFVVEALAKNAVGKIDKASLRGSHTAVSAGS encoded by the coding sequence ATGAATTTCGCTTCCCTTCCCGACCGCCGCGCCGACCTCGACCCCCACGGATTCGCGCTCTCGGACAGCCGCCAGTCACTCACCAACACCCAGTTGCTGAACCGCGTCCGGGCGGCAGCGCGTCAGCTCCAGGACCTCGGAGTCGATCCCGGCGATGTCGTGGCCCTCAAGCTGGCGAACCGTGTCGAGTTCGTACTGCTGCTGTTCGCCGCCTGGCGGCTCGGCGCCACCATCACGCCGGTCAACCCGAGCATGACCGACGTCGAGGTGGTCCGACAGCTCAAGGACTCCGGCGCGCGCCTGCTGGTGGTGGAGGACGGCGCGTCCGTCGTCGCGGGCGGTGCTGCCGTACTCGCCGTCGGCGAACTGTACGAAGAAGCGGTGGGATCGGACCAAGTCCCCCATCCGGACTCCTCCGCGCTGGCTCTCCTCATCTACACCAGCGGCACGACCGGCACACCGAAGGGCGTGATGCTCGACCACGCCAACATCGACGCCATGGCGGAGATGGGGCGCCGGTCACTGCACGTCGGGCCGGCCGACCGGTGCCTGCTGATCCTGCCGCTCTTCCACGTCAACGGCATCGTGGTCAGCATCCTCATGCCGCTGCTCGCGGGGGCCAGTGTCGTCATCACCGACCGGTTCAACCCTCAGACGTTCTTCGACGTCGTCGAGCGCGAGCGCCCCACCTTCTTCAGTGCGGTGCCGACGATCTACGGCATGCTTGCGGCGCTCCCGGACGATGTCCGGCCCGACACCTCGTCCTTGCGGTACGGCGTCTGCGGTGCGGCACCCGCCTCCGCCGAGCTGCTGACCCGGTTCGAGGCGCGATACGGGTTCCCACTCGTCGAGGGGTACGGCCTCTCCGAAGGAACCTGCGGCTCCACCATCAACCCCGTCGCGGGCCCCCGACGTGCCGGAACCGTGGGGCTTCCCTTCCCGGGACAGGAGATCCGGATCGTCGGCGCGGACGGTACCGAGGTGGCGCCGGGCATGGACGGCGAGGTCGTCCTGCGGGGCCCCAACGTCATGCGGGGCTATCTCGGCCGTCCGGACGAAACGGCCCGAGTCATCGTCGACGGCTGGCTGCACACCGGCGACGTGGGCCACCTCGACGCCGAGGGTTATCTGACCCTGGTCGGGCGCTCGAAGGACATGATCATCCGGGGTGGGGAGAACATCTACCCCAAGGAGATCGAGGATGTGCTGACAGGTGACGCGTCGGTACTCGAAGCCGCCGTGATCGGCGTACCCGACGAGAAGTGGGGAGAGGTGGTCGTCGCCTACGTCCAGCCACGACCGGGCGCGACCGTCGATCCGTTGGCGCTGAAAGCCCTCTGTGCGCGCAACCTCACCGGCTACAAGCGCCCGACCGCTTTCTTCGTGGTGGAGGCCCTCGCGAAGAACGCGGTCGGCAAGATCGACAAAGCCTCGTTGCGCGGCTCCCACACCGCTGTCTCCGCCGGGTCGTAG
- a CDS encoding SDR family oxidoreductase: protein MDLSTSTVLVTGANRGFGRALAAELLSRGATVYAGARNPDQVDLPGAKPIALDITDSTSVAAAAEAIGDVTILVNNAGSSTGADLLAADLNNIRLEMDTHYFGTLSMVRAFAPKIAANGGGTILNILSGLSWVSFPELGAYCAAKSAEWSLTNTLRLQLADQGIRVSGLHVGYMDTDMVRAVDGPKSDPADIARIAVDGIATGAYEILADNAARQAQAALAGGVSALYPQLP from the coding sequence ATGGACCTCTCGACCAGCACCGTCCTCGTCACCGGAGCCAACCGCGGCTTCGGCCGGGCTCTCGCCGCCGAACTGCTCAGCCGCGGCGCCACCGTCTACGCGGGCGCCCGCAACCCCGACCAGGTGGACCTGCCCGGCGCCAAGCCGATCGCGCTCGACATCACCGACTCCACCTCCGTCGCAGCCGCCGCCGAGGCCATCGGCGACGTGACCATCCTGGTCAACAACGCGGGTTCATCCACCGGTGCCGACCTGCTCGCCGCCGACCTGAACAACATCCGCCTGGAGATGGACACCCACTACTTCGGCACGCTGTCGATGGTCCGCGCCTTCGCGCCCAAGATCGCGGCCAACGGCGGCGGCACGATCCTGAACATCCTCTCCGGCCTGTCCTGGGTCAGCTTCCCGGAACTCGGCGCCTACTGCGCCGCCAAGTCCGCGGAGTGGTCCCTGACCAACACCCTGCGCCTCCAACTCGCCGACCAGGGCATCCGCGTGTCCGGACTGCACGTCGGCTACATGGACACCGACATGGTCCGGGCCGTCGACGGGCCCAAGTCCGATCCCGCCGACATCGCCCGGATCGCCGTCGACGGCATCGCCACCGGCGCCTACGAGATACTCGCCGACAACGCCGCCCGCCAGGCGCAGGCCGCACTGGCCGGAGGCGTCTCGGCGCTCTACCCCCAGCTGCCCTGA
- a CDS encoding winged helix-turn-helix transcriptional regulator has translation MDSRLDRDMSNCSIARTLEVVGEKWTILILREVWYGSSRFSDFERVLGCPRNLLAARLRMLVEEGILATETYKEPGSRSRPKYVITPKGMDLVPAVMGLLQWGDRYRADPEGPAVLARHRGCGAHVDAQIRCERGHAVQADDIESVPGPAFRMRSPE, from the coding sequence ATGGACTCCCGTCTCGACCGGGACATGTCGAACTGCTCGATTGCCCGGACTCTTGAGGTCGTGGGTGAGAAGTGGACGATCCTGATCCTGCGTGAGGTCTGGTACGGCTCGTCCCGCTTCAGCGACTTCGAACGCGTCCTCGGGTGTCCTCGTAACCTTCTTGCGGCGCGGCTTCGGATGCTGGTGGAGGAAGGGATCCTGGCCACCGAGACCTACAAGGAACCGGGCTCGCGGAGCCGGCCGAAGTATGTGATCACGCCCAAGGGCATGGATCTGGTCCCGGCCGTGATGGGGCTCCTGCAGTGGGGCGACCGTTACCGCGCCGACCCGGAGGGCCCGGCCGTACTGGCGCGACACCGCGGATGCGGCGCGCACGTCGACGCCCAGATCCGCTGCGAACGGGGCCACGCCGTGCAGGCGGACGACATCGAGAGCGTCCCCGGCCCTGCATTTCGCATGAGGTCGCCCGAGTGA
- a CDS encoding oxidoreductase, producing MATTRPVALVTGASSGIGKETARAFVAAGFEVIGTGRKTSGLTPPAGVTYLDLDVGSDDSATAAVAEVIDRFGRIDVLVNNAGIGSAGAVEENSVTQAQNVLNINVLGVIRMTKAVLPHMRAQGSGRVINISSVLGVAPQPFMALYVASKHAIEGYSESLDHEVREHGVRVLLVQPAYTKTSFDTNAAQPDTPLPLYAERRRVFDEVMADAMKDGDDPAVVAKVIVTAATDKKPKLRYAAGPLASRVTTARRLVPAGAFDRQIRKNNRMPT from the coding sequence ATGGCGACAACTCGGCCGGTGGCGCTCGTGACAGGTGCCTCATCGGGGATCGGCAAGGAGACGGCCCGCGCCTTCGTCGCGGCGGGTTTCGAGGTGATCGGGACCGGCCGCAAGACCTCCGGGCTCACCCCGCCCGCCGGTGTGACGTACCTCGATCTCGACGTGGGCAGTGACGACTCGGCCACCGCCGCGGTCGCAGAGGTGATCGACCGGTTCGGACGCATCGACGTCCTGGTCAACAACGCGGGCATCGGCTCGGCGGGCGCCGTCGAGGAGAACTCCGTCACCCAGGCCCAGAACGTCCTGAACATCAACGTCCTCGGTGTCATCCGTATGACGAAGGCCGTCCTGCCGCACATGCGCGCCCAGGGCAGCGGACGCGTCATCAACATCTCGTCCGTCCTCGGGGTCGCCCCCCAGCCCTTCATGGCCCTCTACGTCGCGTCGAAGCACGCCATCGAGGGCTACTCCGAGTCGCTGGACCACGAAGTCCGCGAGCACGGCGTCCGGGTCCTCCTCGTCCAGCCCGCCTACACCAAGACCAGCTTCGACACCAACGCCGCGCAGCCCGACACCCCGCTGCCTCTGTACGCGGAGCGACGGCGCGTCTTCGACGAGGTGATGGCGGATGCGATGAAGGACGGTGACGACCCCGCCGTCGTCGCCAAGGTGATCGTCACCGCGGCCACCGACAAGAAGCCGAAGCTGCGCTACGCCGCCGGCCCGCTGGCCTCACGCGTCACCACGGCGCGCCGCCTCGTCCCCGCCGGAGCGTTCGACAGGCAGATCCGCAAGAACAACCGCATGCCCACCTGA
- a CDS encoding SMP-30/gluconolactonase/LRE family protein: protein MQPQRQQTARRSASSAKRFLNVGVALAVAATAAVLGSAPSASAGTGQSYGGSVVTDVRTAAKFDHSAGEIPENITVNPDGSVTLSLLGSCAVCERTHGPELMRISPSGARTVLATGQVGEAISGNARGDDGTVYYSVWAPGNAARNGVYMVRPDGAPQRIAALPADAGPNGLAIDSAGRTLYIADSLKGIIWSVPVSGGSVTPWLTDAALAPVPTEALPIGANGLRFHNGALWVSNFNKGTLLRVPVTGTGAAGPIRLVAGGLPHIDDLSFLTPWSDVVFAAQNGSSSQNGPDRIVVVYPNGTYKPVLTSADGLASPSATAIRGDRLYITDGGVPEPHDPKLQTARINFAALLAHAAH from the coding sequence ATGCAGCCACAACGCCAGCAAACGGCCCGGCGCAGCGCATCGAGCGCCAAGCGTTTTCTGAACGTCGGAGTCGCGCTGGCGGTCGCCGCGACGGCGGCCGTCCTGGGGTCGGCGCCGTCCGCGTCCGCCGGGACGGGTCAGTCGTACGGCGGATCGGTTGTCACCGACGTACGGACCGCGGCGAAGTTCGACCACTCCGCCGGCGAGATCCCCGAGAACATCACCGTCAACCCCGACGGCTCAGTGACCCTGTCCCTGCTCGGCAGTTGCGCGGTGTGCGAGCGCACCCACGGGCCGGAGCTGATGCGCATCTCCCCGTCCGGAGCGCGCACGGTGCTCGCCACCGGGCAGGTGGGTGAGGCGATCAGCGGCAACGCCCGTGGTGATGACGGCACCGTCTATTACAGCGTGTGGGCCCCGGGCAACGCGGCCAGAAACGGCGTGTACATGGTGCGCCCGGACGGTGCCCCTCAGCGCATCGCCGCTCTGCCCGCCGACGCGGGCCCCAATGGGCTGGCCATCGACTCGGCCGGACGCACCCTCTACATCGCGGACAGCCTGAAGGGCATCATCTGGTCCGTCCCGGTCTCGGGCGGATCGGTGACCCCGTGGCTGACCGATGCCGCTCTCGCACCGGTGCCGACCGAAGCCCTGCCGATCGGCGCCAACGGGCTCAGGTTCCACAACGGCGCTCTGTGGGTCAGCAACTTCAACAAGGGAACGCTGCTGCGGGTGCCGGTCACCGGTACCGGCGCGGCCGGTCCCATCCGCCTTGTCGCGGGCGGCCTGCCCCACATCGACGATCTCAGCTTCCTGACCCCCTGGTCCGATGTGGTGTTCGCGGCGCAGAACGGCTCCTCCTCGCAGAACGGTCCGGACAGGATCGTGGTGGTCTACCCGAACGGCACCTACAAGCCCGTCCTGACCAGCGCGGACGGTCTCGCCTCGCCCTCCGCGACCGCGATTCGCGGCGACCGGTTGTACATCACCGACGGCGGGGTCCCCGAGCCCCACGACCCGAAACTGCAGACCGCGAGGATCAACTTCGCGGCTCTCCTTGCCCACGCGGCACACTGA
- a CDS encoding TetR/AcrR family transcriptional regulator: MVRYAKEHKHETRRRIIATAGRRLKRNGIDGSGVATLMKDAGLTNGTFYAYFASKDELVATAVADQMRAQHENIVAQTAPGRAGLEQMIRWYFSTEQRDSVEDGCPNAALLDEIARSPDPTRQAYTDGALVLVDGFAARLAPHDPPSARLRSLSLLGMLAGTLQLSRALTDRQLADDLLEQGIRNALALLDADEHN, translated from the coding sequence ATGGTGCGGTACGCCAAAGAACACAAGCACGAGACAAGGCGGCGGATCATTGCGACGGCCGGTCGCCGGCTCAAGCGGAACGGCATCGACGGCTCCGGCGTCGCCACGCTCATGAAGGACGCGGGGCTGACCAACGGCACCTTCTACGCCTACTTCGCGTCCAAGGACGAACTCGTCGCCACTGCGGTCGCCGACCAGATGCGCGCCCAGCACGAGAACATCGTCGCGCAGACGGCGCCCGGCCGTGCCGGACTCGAGCAGATGATTCGCTGGTACTTCTCCACCGAGCAGCGCGACAGCGTCGAGGACGGCTGCCCCAACGCCGCCCTGCTCGACGAGATCGCACGCTCCCCGGATCCCACCAGGCAGGCATACACCGACGGCGCGCTGGTCCTCGTCGACGGCTTCGCCGCCCGTCTGGCACCCCACGATCCGCCGTCGGCGCGCCTGAGGTCACTCAGCCTCCTCGGCATGCTGGCCGGGACGCTGCAGCTCTCCCGTGCCCTGACCGACCGGCAACTCGCCGACGACCTCCTCGAACAGGGCATCCGCAACGCCCTCGCACTGCTGGATGCCGACGAGCACAACTGA
- a CDS encoding NADP-dependent oxidoreductase — MKAFVVEKYGKDGARAADVPEPTVGDRDVLVRVSAASINPLDKMVRNGEFKQLLKYKTPFVLGHDVAGVVTRVGSAVHGFEVGDEVYSRPRDLRIGGFAEFIAIDQDDVAPKPASLTLQEAAAVPLVALAAWQILVERAQVKPGQKVLIHAGAGGLGSTVIQLAKHLGATVATTTGTDTEKLVRSLGADVVVDYTKEDFSKVLSGYDLVLDSLGGANLEKSLTVLKPGGLAISVVGPPDADFAKQLRAPSFLGLVMKAISRKVRKQAKALGVRYQFFFMQASGFQLRKLSALYDSGKLHPVIDSTFPFDRTLEAMAYVEQGRTKAGKVVVSMVPDND, encoded by the coding sequence ATGAAGGCATTCGTCGTCGAGAAGTACGGCAAGGACGGCGCGCGCGCCGCAGACGTACCCGAGCCCACCGTCGGGGACCGCGACGTCCTGGTCAGAGTGAGCGCCGCCAGCATCAATCCGCTGGACAAAATGGTCCGCAACGGGGAGTTCAAGCAGCTCCTGAAGTACAAGACTCCGTTCGTGCTCGGCCACGACGTGGCCGGCGTCGTGACGCGGGTCGGCTCCGCCGTACACGGCTTCGAAGTCGGCGACGAGGTCTACTCCCGTCCGCGCGACCTGCGGATCGGAGGCTTCGCGGAGTTCATCGCGATCGACCAGGACGACGTCGCGCCCAAGCCTGCCTCGCTCACCCTCCAAGAGGCAGCCGCGGTGCCGCTGGTGGCCCTGGCCGCCTGGCAGATTCTCGTCGAGCGCGCCCAGGTGAAGCCGGGTCAGAAGGTACTCATCCACGCCGGTGCCGGTGGCCTCGGCTCGACGGTCATCCAGCTCGCCAAGCACCTCGGCGCCACAGTGGCGACGACGACTGGCACCGACACCGAGAAGCTGGTCAGGAGCCTCGGCGCCGACGTCGTCGTCGACTACACCAAGGAAGACTTCTCGAAGGTACTGTCCGGCTACGACCTGGTGCTGGACTCCCTGGGCGGAGCGAACCTCGAGAAGTCGCTGACCGTCCTGAAGCCCGGCGGCCTGGCGATCAGCGTCGTCGGCCCGCCGGACGCCGACTTCGCCAAGCAGCTTCGCGCCCCCTCGTTCCTGGGCCTGGTCATGAAGGCGATCAGTCGCAAGGTCCGCAAGCAGGCCAAGGCGCTCGGCGTGCGCTACCAGTTCTTCTTCATGCAGGCCAGCGGCTTCCAGCTGCGCAAACTCAGTGCCCTCTACGACAGCGGGAAGCTCCACCCTGTCATCGACAGCACCTTCCCGTTCGACCGGACGCTGGAGGCGATGGCGTACGTCGAGCAGGGCCGCACCAAGGCCGGCAAGGTCGTGGTCTCGATGGTGCCCGACAACGACTGA
- a CDS encoding propionyl-CoA synthetase, translating into MGTYEDVFRASTEDPEAFWLKAAEGIDWEVAPRRALDASGAPFYRWFPDGRLNVCFNALDRHVEAGRGEQPALVYDSPVTETQRTYTYAQLRDEVAAFAGALAQLGVGRGDRVVIYMPMVAEAAIAMLACARIGAVHSVVFGGFAPHELAVRIDDAAPKVVVSASCGIEGKRVIAYKPLLDQAIELAVHKPEKSVILQRPQQRAELGPDDLDWADLIADAPPADCVPVAATDPLYILYTSGTTGKPKGVVRDCGGYAVALHWSMGAVYDIGPGETMFTGSDVGWVVGHSYIVYAPLLAGATTVLYEGKPVGTPDAGQFWRVAAEHKVKTMFTAPTAFRAIRKQDPKGELTADYDLSGLRYLFLAGERLDPETYHWASNLLNIPVIDHWWQTETGWPIVANPVGIEAAPVKPGSPTRPLPGWDVHVLNAAGEPVPAGVDGAIVVKLPLPPGSLPTLWNDDDRFIASYLSAFDGYYLTGDSGHLDADGYVFVMGRTDDVINVAGHRLSTGSMEETLAAHPDVAECAVIGVADALKGQVPRGLVVLKAGTHRKPGEVEAELVQLVRDRIGAVASLKDVAIVPALPKTRSGKILRKTMRGIADGHDEPIPSTVDDPAVIEALRPVLRRADHTP; encoded by the coding sequence ATGGGAACGTACGAGGATGTCTTCCGCGCCAGCACCGAAGACCCCGAAGCCTTCTGGTTGAAGGCGGCGGAGGGCATCGACTGGGAGGTCGCTCCGCGACGCGCCCTGGACGCCTCCGGCGCGCCCTTCTACCGGTGGTTTCCTGACGGGCGGCTCAACGTCTGCTTCAACGCGCTCGACCGGCACGTCGAGGCCGGTCGCGGCGAACAGCCCGCGCTCGTCTACGACTCCCCCGTCACTGAAACCCAACGCACTTACACCTACGCCCAGTTGAGGGACGAGGTGGCGGCCTTCGCCGGAGCGCTGGCTCAGCTCGGGGTGGGGCGCGGCGACCGGGTGGTCATCTACATGCCGATGGTTGCGGAGGCCGCGATCGCGATGCTGGCCTGCGCCCGCATCGGCGCGGTCCACTCGGTTGTCTTCGGTGGGTTCGCCCCGCACGAGCTCGCCGTGCGTATCGACGACGCCGCCCCCAAGGTGGTCGTCTCCGCCTCCTGCGGTATCGAGGGCAAGCGGGTCATCGCGTACAAGCCCCTCCTTGATCAGGCGATCGAACTCGCGGTCCACAAGCCGGAGAAGAGCGTGATCCTGCAACGCCCGCAGCAGCGGGCCGAGTTGGGTCCCGACGATCTCGACTGGGCCGACCTCATTGCCGACGCGCCGCCGGCCGACTGCGTTCCCGTCGCCGCCACCGACCCCCTGTACATCCTCTACACGTCCGGAACGACCGGGAAACCCAAGGGTGTTGTCCGCGACTGCGGCGGCTACGCGGTCGCCCTGCACTGGTCGATGGGCGCCGTCTACGACATCGGGCCGGGCGAGACGATGTTCACCGGCTCCGATGTCGGCTGGGTGGTCGGGCACTCCTACATCGTCTACGCGCCCCTGCTGGCCGGCGCCACGACGGTCCTCTACGAGGGCAAGCCGGTCGGCACGCCGGACGCGGGCCAGTTCTGGCGAGTGGCCGCCGAGCACAAGGTCAAGACGATGTTCACCGCGCCCACCGCGTTCCGCGCCATCCGCAAGCAGGATCCAAAGGGTGAACTGACCGCGGACTACGACCTGTCCGGCCTGCGCTACCTCTTCCTCGCGGGCGAACGCCTCGACCCCGAGACGTACCACTGGGCGAGCAACCTGCTGAACATCCCGGTGATCGACCACTGGTGGCAGACGGAGACCGGCTGGCCCATCGTCGCCAACCCGGTCGGCATCGAGGCCGCGCCCGTCAAGCCCGGCTCCCCCACCCGCCCACTGCCCGGCTGGGACGTCCATGTCCTGAACGCCGCCGGTGAACCGGTCCCCGCGGGCGTCGACGGCGCGATCGTCGTCAAACTCCCCCTGCCGCCCGGCTCGCTGCCCACGCTCTGGAACGACGACGACCGCTTCATCGCCTCCTACCTCTCCGCCTTCGACGGCTACTACCTCACCGGCGACAGCGGCCACCTCGACGCCGACGGCTACGTCTTCGTCATGGGCCGCACCGACGACGTCATCAACGTCGCCGGCCACCGGCTGTCCACCGGCAGCATGGAAGAGACCCTGGCCGCCCACCCCGACGTCGCCGAATGCGCCGTCATCGGCGTCGCCGACGCCCTCAAGGGACAGGTACCGCGCGGCCTCGTCGTCCTCAAGGCCGGCACCCACCGCAAACCCGGCGAGGTCGAGGCCGAACTCGTCCAGCTCGTCCGCGACCGCATCGGCGCCGTCGCCTCCCTCAAGGACGTCGCCATCGTGCCCGCCCTGCCCAAAACCCGCTCCGGAAAGATCCTGCGCAAGACCATGCGAGGCATCGCCGACGGTCACGACGAACCCATCCCCTCCACCGTGGACGACCCCGCCGTCATCGAGGCCCTGCGTCCCGTTCTCCGCCGCGCGGACCACACCCCATGA